Proteins found in one Planococcus citri chromosome 2, ihPlaCitr1.1, whole genome shotgun sequence genomic segment:
- the LOC135837217 gene encoding sodium-dependent phosphate transport protein 3-like isoform X1, giving the protein MINLSKFLKSKRISKEVSRENTNEEHGKAPSPSPPESTEQVEISSSLWLSKRLLVIIVMFTCYVHTAFIRFNISIAVVEMTNAKKIETGNTTEIRDFFQPAEFDWDSKTVGVVLSIFYYGGLFSFLFGSVVGKIGGARSCALSMLLSGSLTMLQPLSLHYGFYTFLACRLINGLPESLAMVSILEVCSKWVPENEKSKLMSFTVNGLNVGAAVVHSLCAFLADRWGWPMIFYGTGALSITMSIICFILVKNRPTDDKWISEKEVAYIQQGIKGTSKGKVVHAYKRILLSLPVWAILSSRFTLMWISTILITNLPLYVKDLTQKSITQVGMMSSLPTAISIFVIPICGILMDFIKKSFKMSATTLYKTLISGAFLFNSALFLCSIALSNFTVSMVSFVLIMMSQSIINLSSQIVTISIAPNSSSVIAALGMFAFNLSSILSRSITGFMIKNHSVEEWNNCFILTSGVSLFGAIFFLLFGSSEVQSWAATPTKEPGESPSSNENRAEPS; this is encoded by the exons atgatcaatctttcaaagtttttgaaaagcaAAAGGATTTCAAAAGAAGTCTCTCGGGAAAACACTAACGAAGAACATGGAAAAgcaccatcaccatcaccacCAGA ATCCACAGAAcaggttgaaatttcatcatctttatGGCTTTCGAAAAGATTACTAGTCATAATCGTCATGTTCACATGCTACGTACACACAGCTTTTATAAGATTCAATATCAGTATCGCTGTAGTTGAGATGACCAACGCTAAGAAGATCGAAACAGGAAATACGACCGAAATCCGA GATTTTTTTCAGCCAGCAGAATTCGACTGGGATTCCAAAACTGTTGGAGTGGTTCTGAGCATATTTTATTATGGCGGattattcagttttttatttggAAGTGTGGTGGGCAAAATTGGAGGTGCACGTAGCTGCGCTTTATCCATGCTGCTGAGTGGTTCATTAACCATGCTTCAACCCCTCAGCTTACACTATGGATTTTATACATTTCTAGCTTGTCGTTTGATTAATGGACTGCCCGAA AGTTTGGCAATGGTGAGTATATTGGAAGTATGTTCAAAATGGGTACCGGAAAACGAGAAATCAAAGCTCATGTCCTTCACTGTAAATGGACTCAATGTCGGCGCCGCTGTTGTTCACAGTCTTTGTGCGTTTTTGGCCGACCGTTGGGGCTGGCCGATGATATTCTACGGAACAGGTGCCTTATCAATAACCATGTCGatcatttgtttcattttggtgaaaaatcgaCCAACAGACGACAAATGGATTTCTGAGAAAGAGGTCGCGTACATCCAACAAGGAATCAAGGGCACTTCAAAGGGGAAG GTGGTCCATGCTTACAAACGAATTTTATTATCACTTCCGGTGTGGGCAATATTGTCGTCTAGGTTTACTTTGATGTGGATTTCCACTATTTTGATCACCAATCTTCCACTATATGTTAAAG ATTTAACTCAAAAGAGTATCACTCAAGTTGGAATGATGTCTTCACTTCCGACAGCCATTAGTATATTTGTGATTCCTATTTGCGGAATACTAATGGATTTTATCAAGAAAAGCTTTAAAATGTCTGCAACCACG CTGTACAAAACACTCATCAGTGGAGCTTTTCTGTTCAACAgtgctttatttttgtgttctataGCACTTTCCAATTTCACAGTATCGATGGTTTCCTTCGTCTTGATCATGATGTCACAATCGATTATTAATCTTAGTTCACA GATTGTCACAATCAGTATTGCACCAAACAGTAGCAGTGTTATCGCTGCACTTGGTATGTTCGCGTTCAATTTGAGTAGTATTTTGTCACGCAGCATTACAGGATTCATGATTAAGAATCAc AGCGTGGAAGAATGGAATAATTGTTTCATCTTGACAAGCGGTGTGTCGCTTTTTGGAGCAATATTTTTCCTATTATTTGGATCTAGCGAAGTTCAATCGTGGGCAGCGACACCAACAAAGGAACCAGGCGAATCTCCTTCCTCCAACGAAAATCGCGCCGAACCATCATGA
- the LOC135837217 gene encoding vesicular glutamate transporter 3-like isoform X2, producing the protein MINLSKFLKSKRISKEVSRENTNEEHGKAPSPSPPESTEQVEISSSLWLSKRLLVIIVMFTCYVHTAFIRFNISIAVVEMTNAKKIETGNTTEIRPAEFDWDSKTVGVVLSIFYYGGLFSFLFGSVVGKIGGARSCALSMLLSGSLTMLQPLSLHYGFYTFLACRLINGLPESLAMVSILEVCSKWVPENEKSKLMSFTVNGLNVGAAVVHSLCAFLADRWGWPMIFYGTGALSITMSIICFILVKNRPTDDKWISEKEVAYIQQGIKGTSKGKVVHAYKRILLSLPVWAILSSRFTLMWISTILITNLPLYVKDLTQKSITQVGMMSSLPTAISIFVIPICGILMDFIKKSFKMSATTLYKTLISGAFLFNSALFLCSIALSNFTVSMVSFVLIMMSQSIINLSSQIVTISIAPNSSSVIAALGMFAFNLSSILSRSITGFMIKNHSVEEWNNCFILTSGVSLFGAIFFLLFGSSEVQSWAATPTKEPGESPSSNENRAEPS; encoded by the exons atgatcaatctttcaaagtttttgaaaagcaAAAGGATTTCAAAAGAAGTCTCTCGGGAAAACACTAACGAAGAACATGGAAAAgcaccatcaccatcaccacCAGA ATCCACAGAAcaggttgaaatttcatcatctttatGGCTTTCGAAAAGATTACTAGTCATAATCGTCATGTTCACATGCTACGTACACACAGCTTTTATAAGATTCAATATCAGTATCGCTGTAGTTGAGATGACCAACGCTAAGAAGATCGAAACAGGAAATACGACCGAAATCCGA CCAGCAGAATTCGACTGGGATTCCAAAACTGTTGGAGTGGTTCTGAGCATATTTTATTATGGCGGattattcagttttttatttggAAGTGTGGTGGGCAAAATTGGAGGTGCACGTAGCTGCGCTTTATCCATGCTGCTGAGTGGTTCATTAACCATGCTTCAACCCCTCAGCTTACACTATGGATTTTATACATTTCTAGCTTGTCGTTTGATTAATGGACTGCCCGAA AGTTTGGCAATGGTGAGTATATTGGAAGTATGTTCAAAATGGGTACCGGAAAACGAGAAATCAAAGCTCATGTCCTTCACTGTAAATGGACTCAATGTCGGCGCCGCTGTTGTTCACAGTCTTTGTGCGTTTTTGGCCGACCGTTGGGGCTGGCCGATGATATTCTACGGAACAGGTGCCTTATCAATAACCATGTCGatcatttgtttcattttggtgaaaaatcgaCCAACAGACGACAAATGGATTTCTGAGAAAGAGGTCGCGTACATCCAACAAGGAATCAAGGGCACTTCAAAGGGGAAG GTGGTCCATGCTTACAAACGAATTTTATTATCACTTCCGGTGTGGGCAATATTGTCGTCTAGGTTTACTTTGATGTGGATTTCCACTATTTTGATCACCAATCTTCCACTATATGTTAAAG ATTTAACTCAAAAGAGTATCACTCAAGTTGGAATGATGTCTTCACTTCCGACAGCCATTAGTATATTTGTGATTCCTATTTGCGGAATACTAATGGATTTTATCAAGAAAAGCTTTAAAATGTCTGCAACCACG CTGTACAAAACACTCATCAGTGGAGCTTTTCTGTTCAACAgtgctttatttttgtgttctataGCACTTTCCAATTTCACAGTATCGATGGTTTCCTTCGTCTTGATCATGATGTCACAATCGATTATTAATCTTAGTTCACA GATTGTCACAATCAGTATTGCACCAAACAGTAGCAGTGTTATCGCTGCACTTGGTATGTTCGCGTTCAATTTGAGTAGTATTTTGTCACGCAGCATTACAGGATTCATGATTAAGAATCAc AGCGTGGAAGAATGGAATAATTGTTTCATCTTGACAAGCGGTGTGTCGCTTTTTGGAGCAATATTTTTCCTATTATTTGGATCTAGCGAAGTTCAATCGTGGGCAGCGACACCAACAAAGGAACCAGGCGAATCTCCTTCCTCCAACGAAAATCGCGCCGAACCATCATGA